The genomic DNA GTTCGTGGTGCCCAGGTCGATCCCCACCGCGTGCCCCTTGGGCTTGAGCGGATCATGAATCTGCAGGTAGCCGTTCTTGCTCACGCCAGCATCTCCTCCTCGAACGCGTCCACCTGCTCGAGGAAGCGCGTGAAGTAGCGCACCCGACCCAGGGCGTGCGACGCCTTTTTCACCAGGGACTCGTCCAAAGGCCCCTTCTCCAGGGTGCGCAGGGCCTCCACCGCCTCCTGGAGCGCTCCCGAGCGCCGCGCCCCCACGTCCTGGGCCATCTTCTGGATGCGTCCGGTGTCCCGGGCCTCCATGGCCTCGTCGAGCGCCTCGCGCAGCTCCATCACCTCCTCGAGGAACTCGAGGGGCATGTTCTTCTGGGCGCCCGAGTCCTCGCGGTCCAGGTCCACGCCGTGCAGCGACAGCAGGTAGAAGGCGCGCCGGGTGGCGTCCTTGAGCGTCTTGTAGGCCTCGTTGAGCGCCGTGGTCTGCTCGAGCGACAGCCGGCGCTCGCGTGCCTCCGCCTGGGCGAAGCGGTCCGGGTGCAGCTTCAACGACAGCTCCCGGTATTGCCGCTCCAGGGCGTCCAGCTGCACGTCATGGCTCGGGGGCAGGCCGAAGACGGCGAAGTGGGTGGTGCCCGCGAGCCGGCCCGCGATCTTCCCGCAGGCCCCACAGAAGGGGCGGCCCTCCGACTCCTTGTCACAGTTCCAGCACTTCACGGATGCGTCCCTCTCGACGGACGAAACAACAAGGGCCCGGCGTGTCGCGGCCGGGCCCCGGAATGGGAATGCGCCGTAGCGCCAGCGCTCAGACGGAGAAGCTCTCGCCGCAGCCGCACGCGCCCTTCACGTTGGGATTGTTCAGCTTGAACCCGCTGGCCATCAGCGTGGACTCGTACACGATCTCCGTGCCGAGCAGGTACAGGTAGCTCTTTGGATCCACGAAGACCCGCACGCCCTCGCGCTCGAAGATCTTGTCCTTCTCGCGCGGCTTCTCCGCCCACTCCATCACGTACGCGAGCCCCGAACACCCGCCGCCCCGCACCGCGATGCGCAGGCCCGCGTCGGGCGTCTGCCGCTCGGCCAGCAGCTTGTGCAGCTGCGCCACCGCGCTGTCATGCAGCGTGATGCCCCTCGCCGGCTTGGCGGCCGGGGTGGCAGGCGCCGTCTTCTGGACCGTCTGCTCTGTCGCCTGCTCGTTCATCACGTGCCTCCTCGCGTCGCCCTGGACGGACGTCAGACCGCCTCGCGGCGCGCCTGGCGCTTCTTCTTGAAGTCGTCGATGGCCGCCTTGATGGCGTCCTCGGCCAACACGGAACAGTGGATCTTCACCGGCGGCAGCGCCAGCTCGCGCGCCACATCCTTGTTGGAGATGGTCAGCGCCTCGTCCACCGTCTTGCCCTTCACCCACTCGCTCACCAGGGAGCTGGACGCGATGGCCGAGCCGCACCCGAACGTCTTGAAGCGCGCGTCCTCGATGATGCCCTCGTCGGTGATCTTCAGCTGCAGGCGCATCACGTCGCCGCACGCGGGCGCGCCCACCAGGCCGGTGCCCACGTTGGGGTCCGACTTGTCGAGCGAGCCGACGTTGCGGGGGTTCTCGTAGTGGTCGATGACTTTGTCGCTATAGGCCATGGGGGACTCCGTAAGGGTGTGAAGGGGGTGGGGAGGACTAGTGCGCCGTCCACTCGATGCTCTTGAGGTCGATGCCTTCCTTGGCCATCTCGTACAGCGGGCTCATCTCGCGCAGACGGTTCACCTTGTCCACCATGAGCTGGATGACGAAGTCGACCTCTTCCTCGGTGTTGAAGCGGCCCAGGCCGAAGCGGATGGAGCTGTGCGCCATCTCCTCGTCCACACCACAGGCGCGCAGCACATAGGAGGGCTCGAGCGAGGCGGACGTGCACGCCGAACCCGAGGACACCGCGACGTCCTTGATGGCCATCATCAGCGCCTCGCCCTCCACATAGGCGAAGGAGATGTTCAGGTTGCCCGGCAGCCGGTGCTCCTGCGAGCCGTTCACCGTGATGAGATCCAGCTTCTCGGCGATGCCCTTGCGCAGCCGCTCGCGCAGGCGCGACAGGCGCACGGCCTCCTCCGCCATCTCCTCGCGGGCGATCCTCGCCGCCTCGCCGAAGCCCACGATGGACGCCACGTTGAGCGTGCCCGAGCGCATGCCGCGCTCATGGCCGCCGCCATCGATGAGCGGCGCGATGCGCACGCGCGGCTTGCGGCGCACGTACAGCGCGCCCACGCCCTTGGGGCCATACATCTTGTGCGCGGAGATGGACGCCAGGTCCACGTTCATCTCCTCGACGTGGAAGGGCACCTTGCCAATGCCCTGCACCGCGTCGCAGTGCAGCAGGATGCCGCGCTGGCGGCACAGGCGGCCAATCTCCGCGATGGGCTGCACGGTGCCGATCTCGTTGTTGGCGAGCATGATGGACACCAGGAGGGTCTTGTCCGTCATGGCCGCCTCGAGCTTCTTGAGGTCGACCCGGCCATCCTTCTCCACGTCCAGGTACGTCACGCGCGCGCCACCCGTGGGCAGCGCCGCCCACTGCTGGTAGGCCGCGTCGTTGTCCAGGTCGTGCTTGATGGCGAGCGTGGCCAGGTCCTCGCGGGACACCGGGCCTCCCGTGAGCTGCATGAGGCGCAGCGTCTTGAGCTCGTCCAGCCGCTCCTGACGCACGCGCTCCAGGCGCTTGCACGTGTCGAGCACCGCCTTGTGCTCCGTCTTCAGGGTGATGATGTGGTCGCCCTTGTCCTTGTAGAACTCGACCACGCCCTTGATGGCCAGGTTGTCCGACTCGGTGGCGCCCGAGGTGAAGACAATCTCCTTGTCCGACGCGCCGATGAGCGCCGCCACCTGCTTGCGCGCCTGCTCCACCGCCGCCTCGGCCTTCCAACCGAACGCGTGATTGCGCGACGCGGCATTGCCGAAGTCCTCGCGCAGATAGGGCAGCATGGCCTCCAACACACGCGGATCCAGCGGCGTGGTGGCGTGGTTGTCCATGTAGATGGGCAGCTTCAGCATCTCGGTGAACCTTCCGGGCAGCCGTCGGTCTCGGACCTCGACGGGTGGGATAACCCCGCGACGTCCTTGGGCGTGCCTACATTGGCACACCTAATGTGGACTGGACTGGTCAATTATAAAATCGACCCCCCCTCGGTCAAGGCGACATGAGGGACGAGGGTCCTGCGCCGTCGTAACCGGCGAATCGGAGGGATTTAGTCCTCTTTCACCGCCGGTCCAGATTGGAGCGATCCAGGAGGGGACACCCCGTTCCAGGCTGGAGCACCCCTTGCCCCCAAGTGGTCGATTTCAGGGCGCTCCAGCATTGGCCACGGGCCTGCAATCCGCGAAGTCCAGGACTTCTGGAGGGACGCGGATGAGCACGAAGGACAAGCGGGCGGTGAATCTGAACGCGGTGGGTTCCCTGGCGGTGTCGGTAGGGGAGCCCCCGCCGCCGCCCCGGAACGAGGTGCGCAACGACCTGGCCCGGGTGGAGTCGGAAGCGCGCTACCAGGGGGGTTGGCGGGCGGGCAAGCCGGCCGAGGACCCCGAGAAGATGAAGAAGTGGGGTCTCATCACCGCCCGGCCGAGCGAGTTCCTCATCCACATGCGCCGGGGCCGGGTGCGGGACGTGAGTGGGCAGGGCGCCTCGTGCTTCAAGCTGCCGGGCGACGCGGTGGCCATTGTCCCCACGAGCGTGCAGCGCCTGCGCTTCACCGCGGATCAGGTGACGAGCGAGAAGGTGGGCGTGCAGGTGACGGGGCTGGCGGTCTACCGGATCGTCGACCCCCTGGTGGCCTTCCGGATGCTCAACTTCTCCTTCCCCGAGCGGGCCCAGGAGAAGCTGCGCGAGCTGCTCGGGGAGATGTTCGTGGGCGCCGTGCGGCGGCTGGTGGCGAACCTCACCGTGGAGGAGTGCCTGACCCGGCGCAAGGAGGGGCTGGCCACGGAGCTGATGCGGGAGATCGCCCCGGTGGTGTCGGGCCGGGGGCGGCTGGAGGACAGCACGGACACGGGGTGGGGCGTGGTCCTGGACACGATTGAAATCCAGGACGTGCGGGTGCTGTCGGACACGGTGTTCGCGAACATGCAGGCGCGCTACCGCCAGGAGCAGGAGCGGGTGGCGCGCGAGGCGGAACTGGCCAAGGAGCGCTTCATCCGCCGCGAGGAAGCGGAGGTGGAGCGGCAGATCGCCCTGACGCGGCTGGCGACGGAGGAGGAGGTCCGCCACAAGCGCCAGGAGGCCGAGGAGCAGGCGAAGCTGGAGTCGCTGGCGGTCGAGTCGCGCGTGGAGGAAGCGCGAGTGGCCAAGGAGCGGGGGACGCGGCAGGCGCAGGTGGCGCTGGAGCGCGAGACGGCGCTGGCGAAGCTGAACGCCGAGCGCGAGGTGCGCGAGCAGAAGGCCCGGACGGACGAGGCGCAGGCGCTGACGCGGCTGGAGGCGGAGCGGCGGATGGCGGAGGCGCAGCAGGAGAACGAGCGGGCGCTGGCGGGAGCCCAGGCGCGAGCGGCCCTGGAGCGGATGAAGCTCGAGCAGGAGTCGGACGTGGCGCGCTTGGCGCACGAGCGTCGGATGAAGGGGCTTCAGGCGGAGGCGGAGGTGGCGGCGCTGTTGTACGAGCAGCAGACGCTGGCGGCTCGGCATGAGGCGCGGATGGCGGAGTTGCACCAGGAGGAGGAGCGGGCGCGCTCTCAGGCGAGGGCGGCCGAGGCCCGGTGTGCCATCGCCGAAGCGGAGCTGACCCTGGCGGAGCTGGATGCCCGCAAGGCGCGCATGGCGCAGGATCCAGAGTTGGCGAGGGCCAAGGCGTTGCGGGAAATCGAAAACACGCTGTCGCCCGAGTCGATTCAACTGGTGTTGGCGCAGCAGTTGCCGCAACTGGCGGCGGCCTTCCAGCAGAACATGGGTGAAGTGCACGTGACGGCGGTGGATGGAGCCAATCCCTTTGGATACATCGCCGCGGCGGTGGAGGGCGTCATGGGCCTGGCTCGCTCGGCGGGCTTGCAGGTGCCCGCGAAGAAGGAGTGACCCGGGTAAGATGGGAAGGCGGGAGGAAGCTCGGCCATGTTGATGTCTCTGCTGATGGGAAGCGGTCCCTGCCCTTGTTGCGCCTACTCGCGGGCGGCGTCGTTGCTGCCCTTCTGGCCGTTCCAATCGGTGCGTCGGCCCTTGGTCCGCGGCGCGAGCGAGTCGCGTTCGCGTGCCGAGCCGATGCTCTCCGAGGAGCTCCACATCGACGGCGCGACCATTGTCGATCCTCGCGACGGCGGCAAGACGGCAGGGATGACCGTCATCACCCAGGGGGGACGGATCGTCGACGTCGTGCCCGTTGGCTCGATGCGGCCACGTCCTTCGGTCCAGGTTGTCGACGCGACCGGCAAGTTCATCGTCCCGGGCTACAACGACATGCACTCCCACGTGCTCGAGCTGGAGGATCCATCGGGCGGGCTCGCCCTGATGCTGGTGGAGGGGGTGACCGGCTTTCGGCAGATGTCAGGCTCGCCCGGGCTGCTGGAGCTGCGGCGCAACGGCGACCTGCCGATCGGGAAGGAATCACCCGCGCTGCTGGAGACGCCAGGCTCGATCCTCACGCCCTTCAACGCGGGCTCGGTCGAGGAGGTCGTCGCGGAGATCCGGCGGCAGAAGGACCAGGGCGCCGACTTCGTCAAGTTGGGCCTGACGAGCCCGGAGGTATTCTTCGCGGCGATCGCCGAGGGCAAGCGGGTGGGGATCCCGATTCTTGGGCATCTCCAGGAGGGGACCGACGCGCTCGAGGCGTCACGCGCCGGCTTCCGCTCGATCGAGCATCTGGGGCCCGGCAGCACGATCTGGGTCAGTTGCTCCTCTCAGGAGGAGATGCTCCGCGCCGACAGTTATAAGCGCCCCTTCATCAAGGCGCCGCCGATAAAGATTCCGTTTCTCGAGCGCCTCATCATGCGCCGCTTCCGCACCCTGCTCATCAACCCGGTGGCGTTCGCTCATCCGGGTGACGCGGCCCGGCTCGGACTCGCGATCGACACCTTCAGCGAGGCCAGGTGCGACTCGGTGGCCGAACACTTCGTGACGGACG from Melittangium boletus DSM 14713 includes the following:
- the hscB gene encoding Fe-S protein assembly co-chaperone HscB; this translates as MKCWNCDKESEGRPFCGACGKIAGRLAGTTHFAVFGLPPSHDVQLDALERQYRELSLKLHPDRFAQAEARERRLSLEQTTALNEAYKTLKDATRRAFYLLSLHGVDLDREDSGAQKNMPLEFLEEVMELREALDEAMEARDTGRIQKMAQDVGARRSGALQEAVEALRTLEKGPLDESLVKKASHALGRVRYFTRFLEQVDAFEEEMLA
- a CDS encoding HesB/IscA family protein — protein: MNEQATEQTVQKTAPATPAAKPARGITLHDSAVAQLHKLLAERQTPDAGLRIAVRGGGCSGLAYVMEWAEKPREKDKIFEREGVRVFVDPKSYLYLLGTEIVYESTLMASGFKLNNPNVKGACGCGESFSV
- the iscU gene encoding Fe-S cluster assembly scaffold IscU, producing the protein MAYSDKVIDHYENPRNVGSLDKSDPNVGTGLVGAPACGDVMRLQLKITDEGIIEDARFKTFGCGSAIASSSLVSEWVKGKTVDEALTISNKDVARELALPPVKIHCSVLAEDAIKAAIDDFKKKRQARREAV
- a CDS encoding IscS subfamily cysteine desulfurase, with protein sequence MKLPIYMDNHATTPLDPRVLEAMLPYLREDFGNAASRNHAFGWKAEAAVEQARKQVAALIGASDKEIVFTSGATESDNLAIKGVVEFYKDKGDHIITLKTEHKAVLDTCKRLERVRQERLDELKTLRLMQLTGGPVSREDLATLAIKHDLDNDAAYQQWAALPTGGARVTYLDVEKDGRVDLKKLEAAMTDKTLLVSIMLANNEIGTVQPIAEIGRLCRQRGILLHCDAVQGIGKVPFHVEEMNVDLASISAHKMYGPKGVGALYVRRKPRVRIAPLIDGGGHERGMRSGTLNVASIVGFGEAARIAREEMAEEAVRLSRLRERLRKGIAEKLDLITVNGSQEHRLPGNLNISFAYVEGEALMMAIKDVAVSSGSACTSASLEPSYVLRACGVDEEMAHSSIRFGLGRFNTEEEVDFVIQLMVDKVNRLREMSPLYEMAKEGIDLKSIEWTAH
- a CDS encoding SPFH domain-containing protein; the protein is MSTKDKRAVNLNAVGSLAVSVGEPPPPPRNEVRNDLARVESEARYQGGWRAGKPAEDPEKMKKWGLITARPSEFLIHMRRGRVRDVSGQGASCFKLPGDAVAIVPTSVQRLRFTADQVTSEKVGVQVTGLAVYRIVDPLVAFRMLNFSFPERAQEKLRELLGEMFVGAVRRLVANLTVEECLTRRKEGLATELMREIAPVVSGRGRLEDSTDTGWGVVLDTIEIQDVRVLSDTVFANMQARYRQEQERVAREAELAKERFIRREEAEVERQIALTRLATEEEVRHKRQEAEEQAKLESLAVESRVEEARVAKERGTRQAQVALERETALAKLNAEREVREQKARTDEAQALTRLEAERRMAEAQQENERALAGAQARAALERMKLEQESDVARLAHERRMKGLQAEAEVAALLYEQQTLAARHEARMAELHQEEERARSQARAAEARCAIAEAELTLAELDARKARMAQDPELARAKALREIENTLSPESIQLVLAQQLPQLAAAFQQNMGEVHVTAVDGANPFGYIAAAVEGVMGLARSAGLQVPAKKE
- a CDS encoding amidohydrolase family protein, translating into MLMSLLMGSGPCPCCAYSRAASLLPFWPFQSVRRPLVRGASESRSRAEPMLSEELHIDGATIVDPRDGGKTAGMTVITQGGRIVDVVPVGSMRPRPSVQVVDATGKFIVPGYNDMHSHVLELEDPSGGLALMLVEGVTGFRQMSGSPGLLELRRNGDLPIGKESPALLETPGSILTPFNAGSVEEVVAEIRRQKDQGADFVKLGLTSPEVFFAAIAEGKRVGIPILGHLQEGTDALEASRAGFRSIEHLGPGSTIWVSCSSQEEMLRADSYKRPFIKAPPIKIPFLERLIMRRFRTLLINPVAFAHPGDAARLGLAIDTFSEARCDSVAEHFVTDGIWHVPTLVRLRTQELADEPNYERDELLQYMPRENVKKWRQVTERFKKLPRDMLGTFRKAYPRQRALAKRFADSGVRMMVGTDGGALMGPGLTLRQEFAELAEAGFSPLKILQMATINPAEYLGRRDTMGTIERGRDADMVLLDADPLERVENLHRIAGVVRAGFYYSSRDLNALRSRVASTRGYLH